The DNA window CGGTTTTTTTTATTTTAAGTACTTGATACTGAAAAAAATTAAAAAATCCCATCTACTACTCATTTTCATGCAGGAATTTTCATCATATTATGGGCTAAACTCAATAATCCCCATTCAATTTTCACTTTATCAAGCCCACGTAATAGAAAGCGTTTAAAATTTCTGTTCCACTTGATATGC is part of the Spirochaetota bacterium genome and encodes:
- a CDS encoding transposase, which produces HIKWNRNFKRFLLRGLDKVKIEWGLLSLAHNMMKIPA